A segment of the Scophthalmus maximus strain ysfricsl-2021 chromosome 11, ASM2237912v1, whole genome shotgun sequence genome:
AcgagaggatgatgaagaagctgaagaagttGCTTGTACTCTGACTTCTTGTCTTGTAAAGGCAATAACCACATGAAGCGCAAACGCTGAGGCTCTTGGCAAGCAACCATTATCATCAGCATCCGCCAGGAAACCCTGCTGAGCGGCAAATAAAAGGCGATAGAAATAGAAGCTTTTTAAGTTAACATCGGTGTTGCTCTACATGGCTGGATACAGCACTTGGTGAGTTAAGGAAGGCATTTTAAACAATTTCTTCTTGTTAACAGCTGTTAATGCGAACGTCTGCTACGCAGCGATTGCAAAAACGTACATATTGCAAATATAGGCCCAACTTTAGCTCTATTATAACCAGTTTTCCCAGATAACATGAGGTTTCTTTCATCATCAACATGAGCTTGTCAGGGGGTTTTGATTTTGGTTACCTTTGGAGACAGTGGTAGAAACAACAAGTACAGAGAAGCGTAGGATGAAAGGACTGAAGGACGGATGACTACAACTTGTAGAGACACTGCGCTGGGAGGCTCTTGAAGACTGATCTCTCGtcagctctctctcactcactttcaGAAGCTAAGACAGAGGCCGAAGAACTCTGGTAGGTAGGGGTCTGGTAGGTAGGTATTGGGTTAAAAAAGGTAGTTGTCGAACTCTGATCTGTGTGGGTCAGCCCTCTTGTAGATCTGAAGGCTGGCTCTAGTAGAACAACTGTAAGCGTGCGCGGGCTGATCTCGTCTGAGCGTGTGCGTCGGTTGAACAGACGGTCACCCATTCACTGTGACCGGGGAGGGTTCGGTCAGTAGGTCGACCTCTTTCTCGCTGTCTAACACCAGATGCAGGCGAAGGCTGATCTCAGGTCAGCGCTTAGTCACCCTCCCGCAGGACGTACACACCGCCAGCTGGCAGACCCTGGGCCTGGGATCAGCTGCGGTGACAGTGCAGTGCTCAGCTCCCACCACACgctttaaagaaaatatgaaaaataaacaaaactgtGCTGCAAAGATGCTTACCGTAAGTCACACCAACGGTTTTTGCTTTGTCTGATCTCAGCTAAATATTATTCTGGATAGTTCTCATGATCTAGCCAAATCAGGATATGGAATtgaaatttaagaaaaaaaagaacatttataaTACTCACTGGTTATAGCTGCTATGAGTCTGAACAGTTTACAGGCTGGACGGACACCGTCTCTCATGTGCTCTTTTCATGCTCAAGCGGCAAAGATTAAGAGCCACATTTAAGTTTAACAGTGCTAAAAGTGCAGAGTCCTCGAGCATTGGCAAAGAGCACAAGAGAGAGGTCTAATCTTTCATCTACTTTACTTCCCTACATTAATCATGAGGGCTCAGGTCCCTGTCCTCTAACTTTCCCAACTCCACTACTGGCCAACAGCAGCGGCAGAAGACGTGGCAGAAGATGCAGGTCCTCTGTGCCGAGGAGGTAGAGGTCTCGACGGTTGTCCTTCTCATCGTCATGTGGCGGTCGTTAGGTGGCAGTCATCCCCTGTCCACGATGGAGCACCTAACTCTGTCTAGTGTGAAGAACATAACTGACCCTAACCTGGAATCTCCCTCATAGTTGTGGTCTGAACTGAGATAGCTAACACCTGTAATGGATCATCTTGACCTTACTCGAGCTTCTTCCTACTGATGTATTACACACTTCAATGTCTGAGTAAAACCAAGCATGAGAAATCTATTAAGACAGCCTAACACTCTGTTTCAGTGAATGAGAGACATCTAGATGGAGGGTTTACCTGTTCCTCTTGTGGTTGGCGGGCGGGGTTCGTGAGCGGGATCGGGAGACAGAGCGTCGCCTTGGCGCAGAACCGGACCGAGACCTGGAGCGACTGGAAGTGGAAGAAAATACAAGTTATATATGCAACACGTTTTTTTTAGGGACTGGGATGGGAGATGTTGCAATAGCTCAGAGAAGCAGATGCACACAAACCTCAATCTCGTTGTTCAGCGTTCACCGGCCCTTCAAAGTGAGCTGACAGGAAGATCTCtagatcttttttgttttagagtCTGGCAACATCATCTTCCCACCCCAAGTGTGCTTGAAActaaattcattttcacaacaCTTAATATTGTTGACCATCATTTGACTTGATGATGGTCTAGTAGACCATCAAGTAAAATTTTGTTCAATTCCAACCGGTCGCAGCAGATGGCAGCACACGAATGAGACGGGTTCTGCTACAAATTTCTTCCAATTAAaaaggagtttgttttttttaaatcgctaactgctgctcattgtgggaactgttgcgTTTTCTATGTAATATTGCGAAGTCTTGACcccactatgtaaagtgcctcgagataatgtctgttgtgatttggcactaaacaaataaaatggaattggATTAATTTCTTATTTCACATTGCAATATATCTTTTTAAACGCGACTGCTTCCTGTACACTATATGTCCAATCAGTACAAGTATCTCAGAAAATAAGAACGCACAAGAATGGCACAAATCCCCACTGAAAGTTGTGAGTTACAGAGCTATAACAGGTATGTGATACAGAGGTAAAGTGTTGCTTTTGATACACTCATTAAAAAGACACTAACACAACTGAAGCGACAATTTGACGATGATGCAAAATCATCATAGAGCTGTCTCGGTCTCACTGTAAAACTATGTCCCAAGGACAGATGGGACAACAACGGGGTGTTTCAGAGGAAAGGTctgtaattatgttttcacaACATTCTATTTACACGACTTACCTCCTCGCCGGAGTCCTGGACTTGGACTTGGACTTGGAACGGGCTGGAGAGCCAGACCTGgtgtgacaggaaacaaagagGGTTTAATTACAGCTGTGGTGGGAACTAAGGCAACACCAGAAGTGTCAGCGACCATTGTGAGGCTGAACAAATTACACGTTCTGCACATGTACTTAATTGAACCCTCAGGGAGGTAATAAGAATCCGTCCAACCCTCCtctaagaaggaaaaaaaccttgattTACACAACGCAAACCtcaccaacaacacaaacagcactcAGACGAATGGACAAAATGACTACAGATCAACAAGCTGTGGTCTCACCTGCTCCTGCGTCTGGAATAGGATGGAGACCTGCGGCGGCTCCTGAGAAAGCGAGGGAAAACAAGTCACAAAAAGGATCAACACTGGCCCATCTGTTAACCTtggctggccacaataaatatgacaaaactCCACTGTTTTTATGCTGGCTTACCGGCTGTGGCTCCGGCTGCGAGTACGAGAGTGATAACGGCGTCCACGGGACCTGGACCGGGACCTGGAGCGAGACCTTGAGTGAGAGCGAGACCTGGAAAGGAAAGACAAAGTCCATTCACATCTATCCTCTGCTCCTTTTATGCTTCAAGATGATAAACACTGTTCGCATCAGAGCAACAAATGCTGAGCGGATTGAAAGCCCAGTAACGCGCACTGAATAACTAATCAGAAACAACCGTGTGCAAAACTAGGCTGCATTTCTTCACCTGCTGCGACGGCCGCCTCTCTTGCTGAAACGATAGCAGTCGTAAGCATAATGGCCTCGGTCTCCACACTGGTAACACCGATCATTGGGGTCAAACTGCCGTCGGCTTGGGCGCCCACGGCTCTTCCTGGAGAGGCCCGTTGACAACTCCACACGAACACGGGATCCACAAAGGAGCCTaagtcaaaaatatatatattagtaaGAGGCCAACAACTGGAAGAGTATTCACGCCGACTACAAGGACTAACAAACCTAGATTAGGTCAAACCGCTGATTGACTAAGTTTGGGCTGATATCGTTTTGCGTGGGATCAGTAGGAGCAGTACGCACAAGCCACCACATCTACTGCTCTTCCTCTATTTTTAATGGGAAAAATTCTAATACAAAAAACCTAATACAGGAAAAATGTGGCTACTCACTTTCCATCCATGCCTTTCACAGCATCTTCTGCATCTCTGGGATCCTCAAACTCAACAAAGGCAAACCCAGGTGGGTTCCTGGCCACCCAGACGGTTCTCAGTGGGCCGTAATAACTGAATGCTCGCTCCAGCTCCCCCTTGGCAGCTCCATTGCCCAGGTCACCCACGTACACTTTACAGTCAGTG
Coding sequences within it:
- the srsf7a gene encoding serine and arginine rich splicing factor 7a isoform X1, coding for MSSRDYSSSSRSSSRATDCKVYVGDLGNGAAKGELERAFSYYGPLRTVWVARNPPGFAFVEFEDPRDAEDAVKGMDGKLLCGSRVRVELSTGLSRKSRGRPSRRQFDPNDRCYQCGDRGHYAYDCYRFSKRGGRRSRSRSHSRSRSRSRSRSRGRRYHSRTRSRSHSRSRRRSPSYSRRRSRSGSPARSKSKSKSRTPARSRSRSRSGSAPRRRSVSRSRSRTPPANHKRNSVWWELSTALSPQLIPGPGSASWRCVRPAGG
- the srsf7a gene encoding serine and arginine rich splicing factor 7a isoform X3 codes for the protein MSSRDYSSSSRSSSRATDCKVYVGDLGNGAAKGELERAFSYYGPLRTVWVARNPPGFAFVEFEDPRDAEDAVKGMDGKLLCGSRVRVELSTGLSRKSRGRPSRRQFDPNDRCYQCGDRGHYAYDCYRFSKRGGRRSRSRSHSRSRSRSRSRSRGRRYHSRTRSRSHSRSRRRSPSYSRRRSRSGSPARSKSKSKSRTPARSRSRSRSGSAPRRRSVSRSRSRTPPANHKRNRQS
- the srsf7a gene encoding serine and arginine rich splicing factor 7a isoform X2 is translated as MSSRDYSSSSRSSSRATDCKVYVGDLGNGAAKGELERAFSYYGPLRTVWVARNPPGFAFVEFEDPRDAEDAVKGMDGKLLCGSRVRVELSTGLSRKSRGRPSRRQFDPNDRCYQCGDRGHYAYDCYRFSKRGGRRSRSRSHSRSRSRSRSRSRGRRYHSRTRSRSHSRSRRRSPSYSRRRSRSGSPARSKSKSKSRTPARSRSRSRSGSAPRRRSVSRSRSRTPPANHKRNSRSRTGSPNRSATPADD